The sequence GGTCTTGAATGAAGAACTGGTGTGCAGTGATGCGATGCTCAAACAGTGTGTTCTGCATCGCTCTCGCATGCTCTGCAAATGCCTTTTGATACGCTGCACGCACAAGGTCGACATTGACTTCAATGCGCTCACCTGTTTCCAGGTCTTCAAAGGTTACTGCGCCGCGCTGTGGGAGTGAAAGTTCCTCTTTGCCGACAAGGTAACAGAGCAAGACTTCGTGGCGCAGCCCGGCAAGTTTGGTTAGTGCCGTGCGCAGTTCCTCGTGGCACTCATGCATATCGCTTACAAACACGATGATTTCACGATGGCGCGATGACAGAAAAAGAGACTCAATGGCTTGCCACGGCTTCCACTTGCCACTTGCACGTAAGGATTGTAGAGCGTTCAATACTTGATGAAGATGTCGGTGATGACGTCGGGGCTCGAGACAAACCTGCACTTCATCACTTAACGCATAGAGTGCAATCGCATCGCCCTGATAATGCGCTAAATAAGCCAGCGAAGCAATCAGAAAGCGACCATAATCAAATTTTGAAATACCACTCTCACTGTGGTTCATAGATGCGCTGGCATCGAGCACAAATCGCACACTTGTACTTGTCTCCACTTCAGATTCGCGCACAAAGAACTTATCGGAACGCGCATACATTTTCCAGTCCACACGCCGCAGGTCATCGCCCGGCTCATAGCTCCGATATTGATTAAACTCCAACCCGACACCTGACTTTGGACTTTGATGCAAGCCCAGCATAAACCCATCGACAACGGTTTTAGCAACAAGTTGCAGATTTGCAATTGCAGCAAGTACGCGCGGGTCAATGAAACGATAGGAAGCAACGGACATTGTCGTCGTTTATTATGCTTGAACAGCAAGAATTTATGCCTCATCTAT comes from [Chlorobium] sp. 445 and encodes:
- a CDS encoding DUF58 domain-containing protein; the encoded protein is MSVASYRFIDPRVLAAIANLQLVAKTVVDGFMLGLHQSPKSGVGLEFNQYRSYEPGDDLRRVDWKMYARSDKFFVRESEVETSTSVRFVLDASASMNHSESGISKFDYGRFLIASLAYLAHYQGDAIALYALSDEVQVCLEPRRHHRHLHQVLNALQSLRASGKWKPWQAIESLFLSSRHREIIVFVSDMHECHEELRTALTKLAGLRHEVLLCYLVGKEELSLPQRGAVTFEDLETGERIEVNVDLVRAAYQKAFAEHARAMQNTLFEHRITAHQFFIQDPLDFALREFLRARKKLG